One region of Glycine max cultivar Williams 82 chromosome 9, Glycine_max_v4.0, whole genome shotgun sequence genomic DNA includes:
- the LOC102668505 gene encoding maltose excess protein 1, chloroplastic, translating to MWMPVSQMWTNYLNPENMKGLSAFSMLLAMLGNGLMLPRALLIRDFMWFTGSVWATLFYGYGNIACLYFLNIISKEFFLSATVGLISWIGTAFWRDSVVHGYSSPLASLRDLVFGS from the exons ATGTGGATGCCAGTTTCTCAAATG TGGACAAATTATCTCAATCCTGAGAACATGAAAGGCTTGTCAGCTTTTTCTATGCTGCTTGCCATGCTTGGAAATGGGCTTATGCTTCCACGTGCTCTCTTGATTCGCGATTTCATGTG GTTCACCGGTTCAGTGTGGGCTACCCTTTTTTACGGATATGGGAATATTGCATGCCTATACTT TTTAAACATTATCAGCAAGGAATTCTTCTTATCAGCAACTGTTGGTCTGATTTCGTGGATAG GAACGGCTTTCTGGAGAGACAGCGTAGTCCATGGTTATAGCTCACCTTTGGCTTCCTTACGTGACTTGGTTTTTGGATCGTGA